ATCAATAGAATTAATAGTATTACGAACAAATGTATCTGAGATGATTTGAATAAAAGATGAATATTGCCAAACAGATGATTCAGATAGAAATCCAGAACATTCCTAATAAAAATACAAGCATACAAGATCTAACCTCCAATGTTAGAACTAATTAATTAGAACCATTACAATTCCATTATAGGACCCATTTTCTAATATTATATAAAATAATGCTATTAATGGAATTATATCAATGGAGATAATCTTAAAAAAACTAATTTAATATGTTTAAATTGTTTTTATAAGACAATTGAATATTATTTTTTCATTATATTTAAATATTATAGTTTTTTAAACTAAATAAGTTCAAATTAATTGTTATATTGATTTTAAAGTGAAAAATTAGCGTTAAATTAAAAAAATAAAACCAAATCGTAAATTATTAACTAATAAAAAAAGTAAAATCACATCGTTAATTACGAAATAATTAAAAAAGTATAATTAAACTGTAAACATAAAAATTTTAAAAAAAAAACAAGAAAGGATTATTTGACAAAGGAATATGCTTCAGACAGTATTACAGAAGCATTATCCACTACAACACCATTATTCTTAAATGCATATTTATAATCGAAATTATGTCTTATGCTAATGAATTCATAATCCTTCTCCCTTGATTCGACAATCAACCGTTTTCCTTCAAGTTTCAATTGACTATCCTCTATTGAATTAATCATATCGGGATTGTTGATTCCTCTCTTTTCAAACAATTCATCATATGATATCTTAACGACTCTCCCTTCCAGAATAAGGTCATTGATGATGTTGAAGACCAATTCAAAATCCAATTCCAGATCAATGGCTATCTCATCCAAGAAGCAATCATTATATTTTATGAAATAGCTCAAGACTTCCTTTTTTGCATCAAAATAATCTATTTCCCTGAAATTGGCAACCTTATAAGTCTTCAGCTGTTCCCTAATCGCTTCCCTTAAAAAATCTGAAATGCTTAAGTAATCACCATTTTCTATTAAGCCAATCAATTGATTATGTATGTTTATAGGAACCTTTGTAGCTATTGTTTTTCCTATTTCCTTATTATTTTTACTTATTTCTGTCATATTACCCCTTTAATAATTTTTTTATTGAATATATTATTAAATAGGTCTTGATTCAATATAAAATGATTTGAAATGCGAAAAAAATAAAAATATTATTTGCACAATTGCACAAAATCACAATTGTGTAAAATCAAAAATAGTAATTAAAAAGTTAGAAAGTTAAAAAGTTAAAAAAAATGAAAAAAAGAAAAAATTTTGATCAAACTTTTTTTAAAAGTTTGGAAATAGAAAAAAAAGAAAATAAATAATTAATTATTTATTCCTTGTTATCAAAAGAAGCCTTCACGAATGAAGCAAACAATGGATGCGCATTGTTTGGTCTTGATTTGAACTCTGGATGGAATTGACATCCAATGAACCAAGGATGGTCAGGCAATTCCACAATTTCAACCAGGAAATCATCAGGGGTTGTACCTGCAATCACAAGACCGTTTTCTGTCAAGACATCCCTATATTCATTGTTGTATTCAAATCTGTGTCTGTGCCTTTCCTGAATGAGGTCTTCACCATATGCCTCTTTTGTTTTGGTGCCGTCAATCAATTTGCAGTCATAAGCACCTAAACGCATGGTTCCACCCATATTCTTGATTTTCTTTTGCTCTTCCATCATGTCAATGACAGGGTATTTGAGGTTTTCCTTAAATTCACTGCTGTTTGCATCTTCCATTCCAATTCTTCTTGCAAATTGGATTACCATACATTGCATACCTAAACAGATACCGAAGATAGGAACCTCGTTTTCTATTGCATAGTCAACAGCCTGTAGCTTACCTTCCACACCACGGTCACCAAATCCTCCAGGGATTAAGATACCGTCAAGCTTGGAGAGCTCTTCTTGGAAAGCCTTCAATTCTTCCTCATTGTCCACATCAACATCAGAACTGAGATATACAATATTCATTTTAGCTCCGATTTTAGCTGCTGCGTGGTGCAATGATTCCCTTATACTGATATAAGCGTCTTCCAATTCAACATATTTGCCTACAATACCGATTGTCACAACAGGGCTTTGTATCTTTAGGGAGTTTACAATCTCTTCCCATTCTCCAAGAGTATTCTTGTCATTTTCAAAATCAATTCCCAAATTGATTCTATCGGATATGAACTGGCCGGCATTTTCCCTATCCAATACCAAAGGAACCTCATAGATTGATTGAGCATCAGGAGTGTTTACAACAGCTTCAAATTCCACGTCACAGAAGTGAGCTATCTTTCTTTTTATATCATCATCAATGTGTTCCTGGCTTCTTAAAACGATCATGGTAGGGTTGATACCCATGCTTCTCAATTCTTTTGTGGAGTGTTGAGTTGGCTTTGTCTTGAATTCACCTGCAGCATTCAAGTAAGGAACAAAGGTCACATGGACGAACATTACATTTTCAGAACCTTCCTCGTTTCTCAGTTGTCTCAATGCTTCTAGGAATGGCTGGCTTTCGATATCCCCTACGGTACCTCCCAATTCAACTAAGACAACATCATAGTCGTCCTTAGCGGAAATTTCACGTACCATTTCCTTAATCTCATTTGTGATATGAGGGATGATCTGCACACAAGCTCCTAGGAAATCACCTTTTCTTTCCTTTGAAATGACAGATTGATAGACCTTACCGGTAGTGATGTTAGATATTCCTGGAAGCTCTACGTCCAGGAACCTTTCATAGTGACCTAAGTCAAGGTCAGTTTCCATACCATCATAGGTTACAAACACTTCACCATGCTGATATGGGTTTAAGGTACCAGAATCCCAGTTTAAATATGGGTCAATTTTAATAGCTGCAACCTCCAAGCCGTATGAACGTAATATACGGCCAATGGATGCAGAAGTAATTCCTTTTCCTATGGAACTAACTACTCCACCAGTTATTATAATATATTTTGTCAGACAAATCCACTCCTAATAAATTTAATATTGATTTTGATATGAATTTTTCATAAATTTCTTATAAAAAAATCCATAATGAATACTCAATAAAATATTAGTTTAATTTATTATATAAAACTTATCTTATGAATCTATTATTTGAAAAATTTAAAAGAATTATGATTTTAGATAAGCATATAAAATGAGCATTATTAAGGATTAAAATTTAAAATAAAGATAAAATAAGATTTTAAAAAATAGTTAAAAAAATATATTAAAAAAAGAAAAGAAAAAAGGTTAAAAAAAGTGAAATCATAAAATGTTGTTGAAGAATTTTCCCCATTTGATTCCACGTTTATGTGCTTGAATCTTCATTTCATAAGAATCATCAAGTGGAGAATACTCTTTTTCCAAGATTTTCTCTTTAGCTTCAAAGTCATATGCAGTGTCTTTTAATTTATCAAGGACCTCCATTTCTGCAGTTACTTTTTGTAATTCTGCAGTTAAATCATTGTCAGTATTCTTCATTTCCTCTTCTAATTTAGATTTTTTGATGATTAACTGTTCAAGCCTATCTTCAAGAAGCTGATCATTGCGAACTCCATATTGATCACGTAAATAGAAAATCAAGTCTATAGCTTCACCAATGCTTAATCCATTTTCTTGCATGATTTGATATCTTTCAAATTGTTCATCATTTAATTCTGCAGTAATTTCATTTGCCATGTTAAAACCTCGTTAATAATCACAAAAAATTTTTAAATTATTAATTAATTATAATGTTTATTCTTTATTGTATTTAACTATGTTTAATAATTTTCATTATTTCATTGTTTTTGATGACTTTCCAAAAATGAAGATGCAGCCAAAACATTCTCCTTGAATTGTGGATTTATCTCAGTCAAGAATCCCATGAATGACTCTGCAATGTCTTCGTTTTCATAGTCTATCTCATATTCCTTTTCAATGCCTAAGAAGTCATTTATCCACTCTTGAGGAACGTTTATAAATGGGAATATGATGTCCTTATCCTTTAAGTCCAAATCATAAATATTGGATAAGTTTAATTTCCTATCCCATTCGATTCCCTTTCCATCAAAGATATCATTAAGAATATGATTTACTTCCTGATTTAGGTTCAATGGGGAAATGACAGAATCAAAGTCATCTGCACTGATGTTTTCATCATATTCAATGAATCTTATGCCATATTTTCTTGAATAAGGCTCAATCACTATGTATAAAAACTTGTTGTAATCATTATCCATTCTTGGAATGAGAATCCTTTCCTTTGGGCTTAAGGACTCTGCCAATGTCTTTGAAGACCTTGAACAGATCTTTTGAAAAAGAGATGACCTTACAACCTCAATATCAGGATAATGCCTATTGAAGGTTTCTCTTCTTTTTTTGGAAAACTTTGAAAAGCGGAGATTTTCTATATAAAGCTTAATGTCTCCATCATCATCAAAGAAGCTAACAAAGCGGGTGTCAACACCTATTTGTTTTAAGAACTTCATAACATCCTTCTTTGAATCAGACAGATCCTTTTCATCATCTTTCAAAACAAAATTTGATAGAAAATCATCCATAATATCACTAAAAAAAATTAAAATTAAAGTTAAAATAAAAATTAAAATCAAATACCTAAAACATCCAATAATGCCTTTTCCATAACATCCACTGGAGCATCTCTGCCCAACCAGATTTCAAAACTTCTGATTCCTTGATACAATAGCATCTTATATCCATAAACAACTTCTGCATTGGCCTTTAATGCCTCCTTTATCAAGGATGTTTCCATAGGAGTGTAAACGATATCATTTACAACAAGCTCCTCATGAAGCATATCTGCACTTGCTATTGGCTTATCATCCACATTCGGATACATTCCAATAGGTGTTGTGTCTATAAATATGTCTGAACTGTCCAATTCCCTTTTCAGATTCTCAATTTCACAGCTATTTATAGTTATATCAATACCTGCTTCACTTAAATTGGATTCCAGATCATTTGCAAGTGATTCGGCTTTGCTTGAATTACGATTCAATATTGACAGCTCATCTATTCCACTGCTTGCTATCTGAAATGCAACTGCCCTTGCTGCTCCACCTGCACCTGTGATGGTAACTTTTTTGTTATTTATTGAAGTTTTTTCCTTAATTGCACGGACACATCCATATCCATCAGTGTTAAATCCTTTTGTTGTAACATAAGTTTCATTATTTTGATTGGATGACTCATTATTTTCATCAAAATTAAATTGAATGGTGTTTACTGCACCAATCATTGAAGCTACTGAATCGATATCATCAAGGTGTTTCATGACATTGGTTTTATGGGGTATTGTTACATTCAAACCTTCAATTCCCATAGCCTTTGCACCTTGAATGCATTCACCTAATCTGTCTTCCTTAACATGGAATGGAAGATAAATGTAATTTAGATTTAAAGCATCAAGTCCAGCATTATGCATAGCTGGAGAGAAAGTGTGTTCAATAGGGTCTCCAATAACTCCTAATATTTTTGTTTTTCCATCTACCATTTTATCACCTAAAAATCTAACTGTTCAGCTATGCAAAGCCTGCACACAGAATTCGGAGTATTCATATTAGCCTCTTTAACTGGGCAATAATAGACTCCATTTTCCATAATGACCTCTAAAGAGCCAGGGAAAGGAGTTCCAATAGGATGAATAGGCTCATCAAGCACAAATGTAGTGTAAAGGGATACCACCAAATTAATTAATGGGCTTTTGTTTTTTCTATCTGTAGAAATAGATTTGTAAATCTCCTTTAAATTGTTTAGTTTTTCTACAAAGCCATCCCTATTGAAATAATCATTATAAACAGTATCATTGCTTCTTATTTCCTTCACTCTGTTTAAGAAAAAGTCTATGTAAATCTTTTTGCTTTTTTCTTGATAGGATTCCTGAACATATTTGTTGTTTTCAATGATTTCAGCAGATATGATCATCAAATCAAAAACAGAAACATCAGTAAGCTCATCCTTTAAGACAACCATAAGATCGTCCTTTGATATTTTATCGTCTTCCCCTATCAATGCATCAAACTTTTCAAACATCCTATCACAAAGTGTTAATCAATTATATGAATGGTTCTTTTAAAAAATAATCCTTAACTGCTTGCATTTAATTTCGGATCATAATCAATCTCGCGTGAAATGCAGATATTGCAAACTGCCCCTTCAGTATTCTTTTGAGTTGCCTTAACAGGACAATAATAGAACTTACCTAACTTCTTAATCTTCAAATTGCCTGGGAAAGGAGTGTCCAGTGAATGAATAGGCTCATTCAATATAAATGTGGCATAAAGAGATACTAAACAGTAAATAAGCTGTACCTTATCCTTGTCAAAGTCCACACCATCATAAACATTATGCAAATCCTCTAATGACTTTTCAAACTGTTTCTTATCAATTCTCTCCTTTTTGCCCATGCTGTCATAATCGGTATTGTCCTTTTTAATATTGTTTATATGGCCAATGAATTGCTTGACATAAGCTTGACGGAAGTCATCCTGATATTTATCCTGTACAAACTCCACATCCTGAAGTATATACTTATTGGCATCCATCAAATCAAAAACAGATATCTTTTGGGCTTTTTCCTTTAAAATAGCCAAAAGATCATTCTTTGAAATCTTTTTATCCTCTAAGAGTTCATGCAATTCTTCAAACATAATTCCACTTACTTATTTTATAATAATTTATAGTATTTTATCATTTAAAATTTTATGTATTATATAAAAATAATTTATTATAAAATTCTCAAATTTTCCTTAAAATATTATAACTCAAACAAATATTTGGTTTAAATTTTATAAAAAAAGAAATGAGAAAATAGGGGAAAAATTATTTAAAAAAAATGGTTAAAAGAGTTTATTTTAAACTCTTTTAAATCAATTTCAATTTTTTGGCAGTTGCATAGTCAACTTTTCCAGTCACTTTAAGCTTTTTGTCCTTTTGGAACTGCTTTACAGCCATTACAGTGTACTTGTCATAGATTCCATCAACTTTCAAGTAACGGCCTTTGTAGGATAAGTAATATCCGTTGTTCTTCAAAGCCCTTTGGATCTTCTTGACCATTGCCTTGTCTTTGCTGCCTTTCGCTACAGTTTTCCAGGCAGGAGCCTTGACAGTAATCTTAGCCTTCTTTGTGACCTTATTATAGTATTTGTCTCCTGCATAAGTGATAACCGCATTATATTTGCCTTTCTTGGTCAACTTGGAAAGCTTGAATGTGGCCACACCTTTACTGTTTGTAGTGGCTGTGTATGTTTTTCCATTGACCTTCAAGGAAATCTTCTTGTTTTTCAACACATTCCCCTTATTATCTTTTAGGGCGACTATGTATTTCTTGGTCTTATCCTCAAACTTAAAGGATTTCGCATTTGCAGTTATTGTTGGACTTGCCTTCTTGACTGTAACTTGAGCAGTTGAATTTGATTCAACATAGCTGTCATCACCTGCAAAGCTTATTAGAGCAGTGTAGGTCTTTGGAACCAGCTTGCCAACAGCCACCTTGACTTGACCATCTGAATCTGTTGTGTAGTTTTTAGCGCCATCTAAATCAACAGATACTGTCACTCCCCTAATAGGATTTCCATCAGCATTCTTAAGAGTGATTACAAGGTCCTTGTTGACATTATAGGTAGTAGAAACATCATCAGTTGTTATTTGAGTTGATTTCCTGTTGACAACCACATTTACTGTTGCACTTGAAGCCTTATAATTTGTACTTCCTAAGAAGTCAATGGTTATGGTTGCTGTTCCTTCACCGATTGCCTTGATTGCTCCGGTGAAATCCACAGTAGCCACTTTGGTGTCATTGCTTGTGAAACTTATCTCTCCAACCGCACCATCAGGACTTAAAGTGTATTCGACTTTATAATCATTCCCTACAAACAGATTGATGGATTCCACTGCAGGTGTGATTGATGTATTGATCTTGGTCACTGTGATTTTTGCAGTGGCACTTGATACATTATATGTCTTGTTTCCTGCATAGTTGATTTCCACATCATATGTATCAATATCCAATCCTTGTGTAGGAATTTTCATTTGACCGTTGCCATCAGTATGATTAGTAATGGTTTTCCCATTTAAATAGACAGTTATTTCAGCACCGATAATAGGTTTGGTATCAATATCTGCCAATGTGACTACAAAATAGTCTTCCTTCCCATATTCTGTAGTGAAATCTGGGGCAGAAATTGTAGTTGGAGCTGTAATGTATAATGTTATTACACGAGTAATCACAGGGTAGTCAGCAAGTGTTAGGTTAGCTTTGTAAATGCCCGCTGGTAAATCTATGGCAAATCCATCCGTATCTCCGTCAAAGGAAGCTACGAATATTTCTGAACTATCATTGTATACTTTCATTGTAGTGTTCAATCCAGTATATATTGCATCTTCGTAGGTTAAGTTAAAGAATATTTTTTCACCGGAATTAGCTGAGGTAATAAATTCGCTGATATTGAAAAATGGGGCAAAAATTGTTCTAAAACAGTCATTGTTTTCATATGTACAAAGAACCGCGGTACCCCTATTCATTGCTCCACCCTCACTTGCGGTGTTACCAGTGAAACTACAATTATAGGCAGTACCTCCATCCATTGCTCCACCCTCACTTGCGGTGTTACCAGTGAAACTACAATTATAGGCAGTACCATAGTACATTGCTCCACCTAAACTATATGCGATGTTACCAGTGAAGTTACAGTAGTTGGCAGTACCTCCGTAGATGGCTCCACCAACCCTTGCGGTATTACCAGTGAAGTTACAGTAGTTGGCACTACCTCCAAAAATGGCTCCACCAAAAGTTGCATAGTTTCCTGTGAATATGCAGTAGTCAGCAGTACCATACAGCATTGCTCCACCAGCTGATCCATCATATCCATCCAATATTATAGTGTTACCAGTGAATATGCAGTTGTTAGCAGTACCATTGAATATTGCTCCACCATTTGCAGCAAAGTTTTCTGTGAAGTTACAGTAGTTGGCAGTACCTCCGTAGATGGCTCCACCTTTTTCTCTAGAATATCCATTTATGAAGTTAATGTTTTTAAATGTTGCATTTTCATTTGCATAGAAAATCCTTGCACTATTATTCCCATCTATTGTATGGCCATTACCCTCAATGGTTACGTTACGGTCGATTACAATACCATTTACAAAGGCAGAATCCACAGTTGAATTAAATTTATAATCTCCATCTAAAGAGATTACAGCATCAGTATCGTTGTTTATGGTCCTGTTCAAGTCAAAAAATGTGCTTCCATCAGGGATTATAATTTTTATTTCGCAGGTGACTTCTGGGTAACTTACAAGTGTTAACTTAGCATTATAAACACCCACGGGTAAATTTATGGCATACCCATCCTTTTCACCATCAAATGAAGCCGTAAAGATTTCTGAACTATCATTGTAGACTTTCATTGTAGTGTTCAATCCAGTGAACACTTCACCATTATAGGTTAGATTGAAGAATAGCTTTTCACCTGAATTAGCTGTGGTAATGAATTCACTTATATCGAAAAGAGGGACAAAAGTTGTTCCTTCACAAACATTATCTTTAAATGTAGAAAGAACTGAGGTTCCTCTATACATTGCCCCACCATCAAATGTTGCAGTATTACTTGTGAAGTTGCAGTAGTAGGCAGTACCATCATACATTGCTCCGCCCATAGTTGCGTTGTTACTTGTGAAGTTAGAGTTGTAAGTAGTACCACTGTACACTGCTCCACCATAGAATGCGCTGTTACTTGTGAAGCTGCAGTTATAGGCAGTCCCACTTCTAATTGCTCCACCATGCAATGCGCTGTTACTTGTGAAGCTGCAGTTATAGGCAGTCCCACTTCTAATTGCTCCACCATAGAATGCGCTGTTTCCAGTGAAGTTGCAGTAATAGGCATTACCCTTATTTATTGCTCCACCATCTCCTCCGGTATTTCCATTTATGAAGTTAATGTTTATAAACACGGCATCATTATTTGCATTGAAGATTCTTGCATTATGATTTCCATCAATTGTATGGCCATTACCATCAATGAT
The nucleotide sequence above comes from Methanobrevibacter sp.. Encoded proteins:
- the pyrG gene encoding glutamine hydrolyzing CTP synthase codes for the protein MTKYIIITGGVVSSIGKGITSASIGRILRSYGLEVAAIKIDPYLNWDSGTLNPYQHGEVFVTYDGMETDLDLGHYERFLDVELPGISNITTGKVYQSVISKERKGDFLGACVQIIPHITNEIKEMVREISAKDDYDVVLVELGGTVGDIESQPFLEALRQLRNEEGSENVMFVHVTFVPYLNAAGEFKTKPTQHSTKELRSMGINPTMIVLRSQEHIDDDIKRKIAHFCDVEFEAVVNTPDAQSIYEVPLVLDRENAGQFISDRINLGIDFENDKNTLGEWEEIVNSLKIQSPVVTIGIVGKYVELEDAYISIRESLHHAAAKIGAKMNIVYLSSDVDVDNEEELKAFQEELSKLDGILIPGGFGDRGVEGKLQAVDYAIENEVPIFGICLGMQCMVIQFARRIGMEDANSSEFKENLKYPVIDMMEEQKKIKNMGGTMRLGAYDCKLIDGTKTKEAYGEDLIQERHRHRFEYNNEYRDVLTENGLVIAGTTPDDFLVEIVELPDHPWFIGCQFHPEFKSRPNNAHPLFASFVKASFDNKE
- a CDS encoding ATPase; this translates as MDDFLSNFVLKDDEKDLSDSKKDVMKFLKQIGVDTRFVSFFDDDGDIKLYIENLRFSKFSKKRRETFNRHYPDIEVVRSSLFQKICSRSSKTLAESLSPKERILIPRMDNDYNKFLYIVIEPYSRKYGIRFIEYDENISADDFDSVISPLNLNQEVNHILNDIFDGKGIEWDRKLNLSNIYDLDLKDKDIIFPFINVPQEWINDFLGIEKEYEIDYENEDIAESFMGFLTEINPQFKENVLAASSFLESHQKQ
- the aroE gene encoding shikimate dehydrogenase; amino-acid sequence: MVDGKTKILGVIGDPIEHTFSPAMHNAGLDALNLNYIYLPFHVKEDRLGECIQGAKAMGIEGLNVTIPHKTNVMKHLDDIDSVASMIGAVNTIQFNFDENNESSNQNNETYVTTKGFNTDGYGCVRAIKEKTSINNKKVTITGAGGAARAVAFQIASSGIDELSILNRNSSKAESLANDLESNLSEAGIDITINSCEIENLKRELDSSDIFIDTTPIGMYPNVDDKPIASADMLHEELVVNDIVYTPMETSLIKEALKANAEVVYGYKMLLYQGIRSFEIWLGRDAPVDVMEKALLDVLGI
- a CDS encoding DUF2115 family protein, translating into MFEKFDALIGEDDKISKDDLMVVLKDELTDVSVFDLMIISAEIIENNKYVQESYQEKSKKIYIDFFLNRVKEIRSNDTVYNDYFNRDGFVEKLNNLKEIYKSISTDRKNKSPLINLVVSLYTTFVLDEPIHPIGTPFPGSLEVIMENGVYYCPVKEANMNTPNSVCRLCIAEQLDF
- a CDS encoding DUF2115 domain-containing protein, coding for MFEELHELLEDKKISKNDLLAILKEKAQKISVFDLMDANKYILQDVEFVQDKYQDDFRQAYVKQFIGHINNIKKDNTDYDSMGKKERIDKKQFEKSLEDLHNVYDGVDFDKDKVQLIYCLVSLYATFILNEPIHSLDTPFPGNLKIKKLGKFYYCPVKATQKNTEGAVCNICISREIDYDPKLNASS
- a CDS encoding Ig-like domain repeat protein, translated to MIKRKHIFLLLVILISMLCISAVSAAEDASGEIISADNDLAMDESINDNALSSNDDELILDDNNGDGLVWSENAETALAEGETTTGSFTDLYNDIQGKTEVTLYRNYKFNGTDVDDSAYKNGITIEGAVIIDGNGHTIDGNHNARIFNANNDAVFININFINGNTGGDGGAINKGNAYYCNFTGNSAFYGGAIRSGTAYNCSFTSNSALHGGAIRSGTAYNCSFTSNSAFYGGAVYSGTTYNSNFTSNNATMGGAMYDGTAYYCNFTSNTATFDGGAMYRGTSVLSTFKDNVCEGTTFVPLFDISEFITTANSGEKLFFNLTYNGEVFTGLNTTMKVYNDSSEIFTASFDGEKDGYAINLPVGVYNAKLTLVSYPEVTCEIKIIIPDGSTFFDLNRTINNDTDAVISLDGDYKFNSTVDSAFVNGIVIDRNVTIEGNGHTIDGNNSARIFYANENATFKNINFINGYSREKGGAIYGGTANYCNFTENFAANGGAIFNGTANNCIFTGNTIILDGYDGSAGGAMLYGTADYCIFTGNYATFGGAIFGGSANYCNFTGNTARVGGAIYGGTANYCNFTGNIAYSLGGAMYYGTAYNCSFTGNTASEGGAMDGGTAYNCSFTGNTASEGGAMNRGTAVLCTYENNDCFRTIFAPFFNISEFITSANSGEKIFFNLTYEDAIYTGLNTTMKVYNDSSEIFVASFDGDTDGFAIDLPAGIYKANLTLADYPVITRVITLYITAPTTISAPDFTTEYGKEDYFVVTLADIDTKPIIGAEITVYLNGKTITNHTDGNGQMKIPTQGLDIDTYDVEINYAGNKTYNVSSATAKITVTKINTSITPAVESINLFVGNDYKVEYTLSPDGAVGEISFTSNDTKVATVDFTGAIKAIGEGTATITIDFLGSTNYKASSATVNVVVNRKSTQITTDDVSTTYNVNKDLVITLKNADGNPIRGVTVSVDLDGAKNYTTDSDGQVKVAVGKLVPKTYTALISFAGDDSYVESNSTAQVTVKKASPTITANAKSFKFEDKTKKYIVALKDNKGNVLKNKKISLKVNGKTYTATTNSKGVATFKLSKLTKKGKYNAVITYAGDKYYNKVTKKAKITVKAPAWKTVAKGSKDKAMVKKIQRALKNNGYYLSYKGRYLKVDGIYDKYTVMAVKQFQKDKKLKVTGKVDYATAKKLKLI